The Desulfohalovibrio reitneri genome contains a region encoding:
- a CDS encoding N-acetylneuraminate synthase family protein, with product MSERIDRITLPSGLGIGHGHSCFVVAEIGNNHQGKLEMAKEMIYAAAEAGADAVKFQKRDTPSLLTAEGMAAAYTGPNSFGPTYGEHRDALELSIEEMAQAKDLTERLGMVFFASAWDPVSLEQTLDLGVELIKIASADLVCLPTLRRIGRSGVPVVLSTGMSTWEEIDQAVAELRAYHENIVLLHCNSSYPCPEEDIALPVMDALLQRYGLPVGYSGHEEGLAPTLAAVARGASVVERHFTLNKMLPGTDHRASLEPAQLKSLIGMIREVERAMRQTDKIVTPKEDGAAKKLRKSVVAARDIKAGEVLTEEHLTVKSPGTGISPLYWDDVLGLKAARDIEADTLLTWDLVGHLHLANRKTA from the coding sequence ATGAGCGAACGCATCGACCGCATCACCCTCCCCTCGGGCCTGGGCATCGGCCACGGCCACTCGTGCTTCGTGGTGGCCGAGATCGGCAACAACCACCAGGGCAAGCTGGAAATGGCCAAGGAAATGATCTACGCCGCCGCCGAAGCGGGCGCGGACGCGGTCAAGTTCCAAAAGCGCGACACCCCCTCCCTGCTCACCGCCGAGGGCATGGCCGCGGCCTACACCGGCCCCAACAGCTTCGGGCCCACCTACGGCGAGCACCGCGACGCCCTGGAGCTTTCCATCGAGGAGATGGCCCAGGCCAAGGACCTCACCGAGCGGCTGGGCATGGTCTTCTTCGCCTCCGCCTGGGATCCGGTCAGCCTGGAGCAGACCCTGGACCTGGGCGTGGAGCTCATCAAGATCGCCTCGGCCGACCTGGTCTGCCTGCCCACCCTGCGCCGCATCGGCCGCTCCGGCGTGCCCGTGGTGCTGTCCACCGGCATGTCCACCTGGGAGGAAATCGACCAGGCCGTGGCGGAGCTGCGCGCCTACCACGAAAACATCGTGCTGCTGCACTGCAATTCCTCCTACCCCTGCCCGGAAGAGGACATCGCCCTGCCCGTGATGGATGCCCTGCTCCAGCGCTACGGCCTGCCCGTGGGCTACTCCGGGCATGAGGAGGGTCTGGCCCCCACCCTGGCCGCCGTGGCCCGGGGCGCCAGCGTGGTGGAGCGCCACTTCACCCTCAACAAAATGCTGCCCGGCACCGACCACCGCGCCTCCCTGGAACCCGCCCAGCTCAAGAGCCTCATCGGCATGATCCGCGAGGTGGAGCGGGCCATGCGGCAGACGGACAAGATCGTCACCCCCAAGGAGGACGGCGCGGCCAAGAAACTGCGCAAGTCCGTGGTGGCCGCCCGCGACATCAAGGCGGGCGAAGTCCTCACCGAGGAGCACCTGACCGTCAAGAGCCCGGGCACCGGCATCTCGCCGCTGTACTGGGACGACGTCCTGGGGCTGAAGGCGGCCCGCGACATCGAGGCGGACACCCTGCTCACCTGGGATCTGGTCGGCCACCTGCACCTGGCCAACCGCAAGACAGCCTAG
- a CDS encoding glycosyltransferase, producing the protein MLVLMLAVNDPAGTAIAFAKALNRHTEHTCRLVTLETRYNHGWDADLHLPDLDEAGLEEVHALLRDADVLHFHMTADEDQPFGPFLPRDHLRGKAVVHHHHGHPDFRGDPDKYRRKYAERNRRNLLVSTPDLLHLLPEARWQPNLVPQDDPRYLPMPGKHPADGSVPDHPVRLTHSPTRKDLKNTDDLLRAVDQLRTEGLHLELDLIDDAPHVECLRRKRRAHILFDHLQGYYGVSSIEGLSQGLPTIAGLDDHNRRHITELTGTTNLPWITTTPRNLPQTLRQLIQNPGLRDKAGHASRRFITTRWTDKQLAIRLAEFLEKC; encoded by the coding sequence GTGCTCGTCCTCATGCTGGCCGTCAACGACCCGGCGGGCACGGCCATCGCCTTCGCCAAGGCGCTCAACCGGCACACGGAACACACCTGCCGGCTGGTCACCCTGGAGACGCGGTACAACCACGGCTGGGACGCGGACCTGCACCTGCCCGATCTGGACGAGGCGGGACTGGAGGAAGTGCACGCCCTGCTGCGGGACGCGGACGTCCTCCACTTCCATATGACCGCGGACGAGGATCAGCCCTTCGGCCCTTTCCTGCCTCGCGACCACCTGCGCGGCAAGGCCGTGGTCCACCACCACCACGGCCACCCGGACTTTAGGGGCGACCCGGACAAGTACCGCCGCAAGTACGCCGAACGGAACCGCCGCAACCTCCTCGTCTCCACGCCGGACCTGCTGCATCTGCTGCCCGAGGCCCGCTGGCAGCCCAACCTCGTCCCCCAGGACGACCCGCGCTACCTGCCCATGCCCGGCAAACACCCGGCGGACGGCTCCGTTCCGGACCACCCCGTACGGCTGACCCACTCCCCCACCCGCAAAGACCTCAAGAACACCGACGACCTCCTTCGCGCCGTGGACCAGCTGCGGACCGAGGGCCTGCACCTGGAACTGGACCTCATCGACGACGCCCCCCACGTGGAGTGCCTGCGCCGCAAACGCCGCGCCCACATCCTTTTCGACCACCTCCAGGGCTACTACGGCGTCAGCTCCATCGAAGGCCTCTCCCAAGGCCTGCCCACCATCGCCGGGCTCGACGACCACAACCGCCGCCACATCACCGAACTCACCGGCACAACCAACCTCCCCTGGATAACCACAACACCCCGCAACCTTCCGCAAACACTCCGCCAGCTCATCCAAAACCCCGGCCTCCGCGACAAGGCCGGACACGCCTCCCGCCGGTTCATCACCACCCGCTGGACCGACAAGCAGCTCGCCATCCGCCTGGCCGAATTTCTGGAAAAGTGCTGA
- a CDS encoding YkgJ family cysteine cluster protein, with amino-acid sequence MLNDIIWSLWRGWTRLRLHVMGRRIVVRGSCKLCGKCCQGIFLSWQEGWIRTPEEFERAKEDHLGLARYKITGKKRGFLTFTCTWMDENGLCADHEHRLKLCRDYPKPDLYFVSGQLSDHCGYRFVEEKDFSKVLDKANPADDTSTEE; translated from the coding sequence ATGTTGAACGATATTATCTGGAGTCTCTGGCGGGGCTGGACGCGGTTGCGTCTGCACGTCATGGGCAGACGCATCGTTGTCCGGGGGTCGTGCAAGCTGTGCGGCAAATGCTGCCAGGGGATATTCCTGAGCTGGCAGGAGGGGTGGATTCGCACGCCGGAGGAATTCGAGCGGGCCAAAGAGGACCACCTCGGCCTGGCGCGGTACAAAATTACCGGCAAGAAACGCGGCTTCCTGACCTTCACCTGCACCTGGATGGACGAAAACGGCCTCTGCGCCGACCACGAACACCGCCTCAAACTCTGTCGCGACTACCCCAAGCCAGACCTCTACTTCGTTTCCGGCCAGCTCTCCGACCACTGCGGCTACCGCTTCGTGGAAGAAAAAGACTTCTCCAAAGTCCTCGACAAAGCCAACCCGGCAGACGACACCTCCACGGAAGAATAA
- a CDS encoding IS3 family transposase — translation MKRGPYAKVAERNADLLARIRGIKADHPFWGYRRVWAFLRFVDGVVVGQNRVYRLMSEHDLTVKPNLRLKAKRRPTGVKPRPTRPNEWWGIDMTKIKIDGYGWLYVVIVLDWRTKKVVGHYAGDQAKAWHWLSALNAAVGRQFPEGVRDGGLHLMADNGCQPTSTSFMKACRVMDIKLAFTSYNNPKGNADTERFMRTMKEELVWINEWRSPTAFYQALGSWIEEYNQGYLHSALGYKTPVTTEQELINSRTLLKKAC, via the coding sequence ATGAAGCGCGGACCATATGCAAAGGTCGCCGAGCGCAACGCCGACCTCCTGGCCCGCATTCGCGGCATCAAGGCCGACCATCCGTTCTGGGGATACCGTCGGGTCTGGGCGTTCCTGCGCTTCGTGGACGGCGTTGTCGTCGGCCAAAACCGCGTCTACCGGCTCATGAGCGAGCATGACCTCACGGTGAAGCCCAACCTGCGACTCAAGGCCAAACGCAGGCCGACCGGCGTCAAGCCCCGGCCCACGCGACCCAACGAGTGGTGGGGTATCGACATGACCAAAATCAAGATTGACGGCTACGGCTGGCTGTACGTGGTCATTGTGCTTGATTGGCGCACCAAGAAGGTCGTCGGCCATTACGCCGGCGACCAGGCCAAGGCGTGGCATTGGCTCTCGGCGCTCAACGCGGCTGTCGGCAGGCAGTTCCCCGAAGGCGTGCGCGACGGCGGTCTTCATCTCATGGCCGACAACGGCTGCCAACCGACCTCGACGAGCTTTATGAAGGCTTGCCGCGTCATGGACATCAAACTCGCCTTCACCAGCTACAACAACCCCAAAGGCAACGCCGACACAGAGCGCTTCATGCGCACCATGAAGGAAGAGCTGGTCTGGATCAATGAATGGCGTAGCCCGACGGCCTTTTACCAAGCCTTGGGCTCCTGGATCGAAGAATACAACCAAGGCTACCTGCACTCGGCGCTGGGGTATAAAACCCCGGTGACAACCGAGCAGGAACTGATCAACTCGCGGACTCTCTTAAAAAAGGCTTGCTAA
- a CDS encoding transposase: MKRRKWTPEQKTRVVLEGLRGRPVGEVCAEYAISQNQYYKWRDQFLAQAHKAFETEHGAQRTAKLERENMKLKSLIGELTIELKKSGPFG; this comes from the coding sequence ATGAAGCGACGGAAGTGGACCCCGGAGCAGAAGACTCGGGTCGTCCTCGAAGGCCTTCGAGGACGACCCGTGGGCGAAGTGTGCGCCGAGTACGCCATCTCGCAGAACCAGTACTACAAGTGGCGCGATCAATTCCTTGCCCAGGCGCACAAAGCGTTCGAGACCGAGCACGGCGCACAGCGTACGGCCAAGCTTGAGCGCGAGAACATGAAGCTCAAAAGCCTGATCGGTGAGTTGACCATTGAGCTAAAAAAAAGCGGGCCGTTCGGATGA
- a CDS encoding hybrid sensor histidine kinase/response regulator codes for MARICIIDDDHALRNAMSRSLERFDFEVVTAEEPNEGLAFLRNQGADLVLLDYNLPGMDGLETFGAMQRELDDLCPPVIMITGQGSLHLAVEFLKAGGADFVEKPIVDYEILDIRIRRALDNERLKQLQREETVARRAAEASDRLKDLFIASVAHELRTPLTTVLGYAELSFEAARNNRCADAEMTGQLLESAKDLASVVDDVIQLAEMEGESPLPVSPVDLSAELNLLKEEAQSKLAASDKDGQVEIGWDVPERLPAVLAAPEKLHRVLSQLMDNAVKFTDDGKIDVFVQPDEDHVLVSVHDTGVGIKPEDSERIFHRFEKTDATGNSPGAGVGLYLARRLAERMSAKLWHEPNDNGSTFHLALRTAG; via the coding sequence ATGGCCCGAATCTGCATCATCGACGACGATCACGCCCTCCGCAACGCCATGAGCCGCAGCCTGGAACGGTTCGACTTCGAGGTCGTTACCGCCGAGGAACCCAACGAGGGACTGGCCTTTCTCCGCAACCAGGGGGCGGACCTGGTGCTGCTGGACTACAACCTGCCCGGCATGGACGGCCTGGAAACCTTCGGGGCCATGCAGCGCGAGTTGGACGACCTCTGCCCGCCGGTCATCATGATAACCGGGCAGGGCAGCCTCCACCTGGCCGTGGAGTTCCTCAAGGCGGGCGGCGCGGACTTCGTGGAAAAACCCATCGTGGATTACGAAATCCTCGATATCCGCATCCGCCGCGCCCTGGACAACGAACGCCTCAAGCAGCTCCAGCGCGAGGAAACCGTGGCTCGCCGCGCCGCCGAAGCCTCCGACCGGCTCAAGGACCTCTTCATCGCCTCCGTGGCCCACGAACTGCGCACACCCCTGACCACCGTGCTCGGCTACGCCGAACTCTCCTTCGAGGCCGCCCGCAACAACCGCTGCGCGGATGCGGAAATGACCGGCCAGCTCCTGGAATCCGCCAAGGACCTCGCCTCCGTGGTGGATGACGTTATCCAGCTCGCGGAAATGGAAGGCGAATCGCCGCTGCCTGTCTCCCCCGTCGACCTGTCCGCCGAACTCAACCTCCTCAAAGAGGAGGCGCAAAGCAAACTCGCCGCCTCGGACAAAGACGGCCAGGTGGAAATCGGATGGGATGTCCCCGAACGCCTCCCGGCCGTACTCGCCGCACCCGAAAAACTCCATCGCGTCCTCTCCCAGCTGATGGACAACGCGGTCAAATTCACCGACGACGGGAAAATTGATGTGTTCGTCCAGCCGGACGAGGACCATGTGCTCGTCAGCGTCCACGACACCGGAGTCGGCATCAAACCCGAAGACAGCGAACGCATCTTCCACCGTTTCGAGAAAACCGACGCCACCGGCAACAGCCCGGGCGCCGGAGTTGGACTCTACCTCGCCCGGCGGCTCGCCGAACGCATGTCCGCCAAACTCTGGCACGAACCCAACGACAACGGCAGCACCTTCCACCTCGCCCTGCGCACCGCCGGGTAA
- a CDS encoding TetR/AcrR family transcriptional regulator, translating to MAKVIPITKPRDTRDKCLEVVLDLLAERGYSGLSLEAVAARASVETRVLHRLFGGLQGLVLAAGETDAHWPDLDELQSLASTPADPEEQVAVFYEALLEALAERPRTARILAWELVDRSPHAELMERKRVRTSLEWFEALPDGLPEEEADLGAVVAVLAAACSYLALRAGVRPQYGGVDLRSPKGRGRLAEAFRRLTRGLFAPE from the coding sequence ATGGCCAAGGTCATCCCCATAACCAAACCCCGCGACACCCGCGACAAGTGCCTTGAAGTCGTGCTCGACCTGCTGGCCGAGCGCGGCTACTCCGGCCTGTCCCTGGAAGCCGTGGCCGCCCGCGCCTCGGTGGAAACCCGCGTGCTGCACCGCCTCTTCGGCGGATTGCAGGGGCTGGTCCTGGCCGCGGGGGAAACCGACGCCCACTGGCCGGACCTCGACGAACTGCAATCCCTGGCCTCCACTCCGGCGGACCCCGAGGAGCAGGTGGCCGTCTTCTACGAGGCCCTGCTGGAAGCCCTGGCCGAACGCCCCCGCACCGCCCGCATTCTGGCCTGGGAACTTGTGGACCGCAGCCCCCACGCCGAACTCATGGAGCGCAAGCGCGTCCGCACCTCCCTGGAATGGTTCGAGGCTCTTCCCGACGGCCTGCCCGAAGAGGAAGCCGACCTCGGCGCCGTTGTGGCCGTGCTGGCCGCGGCCTGCTCCTACCTGGCCCTGCGCGCCGGAGTCCGCCCCCAGTACGGCGGCGTAGACCTCCGCTCCCCCAAGGGGCGCGGCCGCCTGGCAGAAGCCTTCCGCCGCCTGACCCGAGGCCTCTTCGCCCCGGAATAA
- the hisS gene encoding histidine--tRNA ligase — protein sequence MAIQKITGFADLFGPEADAYTFIENTAREVFARYGYTELRTPVVERTELFAKGIGEDTDVVGKEMYTFPDRRGRSLTLRPEATAGVVRAFIDSKRYQPGGVYKYYTLGPMFRYERPQKGRMRQFHQVNAECFGSPSPLADAESILMLADFLTAIGLRGLSFEINSLGCAECRPSYRGFLTEYFENLTADALCEDCRRRMATNPMRVLDCKRDSCAEATKGAPTTLQASCEGCRENFAVVKKVLEEAGLDYTVNPRLVRGLDYYKGTTFEVASTDIGSQSAVAGGGRYDGLVKLLGGPDVPGVGFACGMERLALLLAEQKAAKPDFYVAVLDEAGLQAGLLLARGLRQAGLRGEAAFEAKSMKSQMRSADKSGARHVLILGGDELAQGTVTVKNLATGEQETISMDRAAERLA from the coding sequence ATGGCCATTCAAAAGATCACCGGTTTCGCGGACCTCTTCGGGCCCGAGGCCGACGCCTACACCTTCATCGAGAACACCGCGCGCGAGGTGTTCGCGCGCTACGGCTACACCGAACTGCGCACCCCCGTGGTGGAGCGCACCGAGCTGTTCGCCAAGGGCATCGGCGAGGACACCGACGTGGTGGGCAAGGAGATGTACACCTTCCCCGACCGCCGGGGCCGCTCGCTGACCCTGCGGCCCGAGGCCACGGCCGGGGTGGTGCGCGCCTTCATCGACTCCAAGCGGTACCAGCCGGGCGGGGTGTACAAGTACTACACCCTCGGCCCCATGTTCCGCTACGAGCGGCCCCAGAAGGGGCGCATGCGGCAGTTCCACCAGGTCAACGCGGAGTGCTTCGGCTCGCCCTCCCCCCTGGCGGACGCCGAGTCCATCCTCATGCTGGCTGACTTCCTCACGGCCATCGGGCTGCGCGGGCTGTCCTTCGAGATCAACTCCCTGGGCTGCGCCGAATGCCGCCCCTCCTACCGGGGCTTCCTCACGGAGTATTTCGAGAACCTCACGGCCGACGCCCTGTGCGAGGACTGCCGCCGCCGCATGGCCACCAACCCCATGCGGGTGCTGGACTGCAAGCGCGACTCCTGCGCCGAGGCCACCAAGGGCGCGCCCACCACGCTGCAGGCCTCCTGCGAGGGGTGCCGGGAAAACTTCGCCGTGGTCAAGAAGGTGCTGGAGGAGGCGGGACTGGACTACACGGTCAACCCCCGCCTGGTGCGCGGCCTGGACTACTACAAGGGCACCACCTTCGAGGTCGCCAGCACGGACATCGGCTCCCAGTCGGCCGTGGCCGGCGGCGGCCGCTACGATGGCCTGGTGAAGCTGCTTGGCGGCCCGGACGTGCCCGGCGTGGGCTTCGCCTGCGGCATGGAGCGGCTGGCCCTGCTGCTCGCCGAGCAGAAGGCTGCCAAGCCCGACTTCTACGTGGCCGTGCTGGACGAAGCCGGGCTTCAGGCCGGGCTGCTGCTGGCCCGCGGCCTGCGCCAGGCCGGGCTGCGCGGCGAGGCGGCCTTCGAGGCCAAGTCCATGAAGTCGCAGATGCGCTCCGCGGACAAGTCCGGGGCGCGCCACGTCCTCATTCTGGGCGGCGACGAGCTGGCCCAGGGGACGGTGACCGTCAAGAATCTGGCCACGGGCGAGCAGGAAACAATTTCCATGGACCGGGCGGCCGAACGCCTGGCCTAA
- the aspS gene encoding aspartate--tRNA ligase produces the protein MSDARRIDDLGGWRRSHRNNDLRASDIGTEVCLMGWVQYRRDHGGLIFIDLRDREGLTQVVFDPDVDRESLDRAHALRSEFVLAIKGVVRARPEGMTNANLGTGDVEVAVREFKLLNTAKTPPFEIENRSEAGETIRLTNRYLDLRRPKLANNFIVRNRAAQAVRRYLDEEGFLEVETPILTKSTPEGARDFLVPSRLSDGEFYALPQSPQLFKQLLMVSGLDRYYQLCKCFRDEDLRADRQPEFTQIDMEMSFADEAQVMDVAERMIVRLFKEAGGIDLPTPFPRMPHAEAVGKYGLDKPDLRFGLPLTEVSDVFQGSGFKVFAKAELVKAMLVSGGGELTRKEIDDLTEYVKIYGAQGLAWIKFKEAEGGGLEWQSPIVKFFSEDEKAALAERLDPKAGDILFFQAGAATMVNEALGHLRVKMGERMGLIDHSQYSPVWITDFPMLEWNSDEKRWTAVHHPFTALQEGQEDVLRNDPGKALSRAYDMVLNGFEIGGGSVRVHNADTQSRMLEHLGIGEEEARAKFGFLLDALEYGAPPHAGIAFGFDRLIMILCGGESIRDVIAFPKTQKGTCLMTGSPSAVGAKQLRELHIKLREKAKQ, from the coding sequence ATGAGCGACGCGCGGCGTATCGACGATCTTGGCGGCTGGCGGCGAAGCCACCGCAACAACGACCTGCGGGCCTCCGACATCGGGACCGAGGTCTGCCTCATGGGCTGGGTGCAGTACCGCCGCGACCACGGCGGGCTGATCTTCATCGACCTCCGCGACCGCGAAGGGCTGACCCAGGTGGTCTTCGACCCGGACGTGGACCGCGAGTCCCTGGACCGCGCCCACGCCCTGCGCAGCGAGTTCGTGCTGGCCATCAAGGGCGTGGTGCGCGCCCGGCCCGAGGGCATGACCAACGCCAACCTGGGCACCGGCGACGTGGAAGTGGCCGTGCGCGAGTTCAAGTTGCTGAACACCGCCAAGACCCCGCCCTTCGAGATCGAGAACCGCAGCGAGGCGGGCGAGACCATCCGCCTGACCAACCGCTACCTGGACCTGCGGCGGCCCAAGCTGGCCAACAACTTCATCGTGCGCAACCGGGCCGCCCAAGCCGTGCGCCGCTACCTGGACGAGGAAGGCTTTCTGGAGGTTGAGACCCCCATCCTGACCAAGTCCACCCCCGAGGGGGCGCGCGACTTCCTGGTGCCCTCCCGCCTGAGCGACGGCGAGTTCTACGCCCTGCCGCAGTCCCCGCAGCTGTTCAAGCAGCTGCTCATGGTCTCCGGCCTGGACCGCTACTACCAGCTCTGCAAGTGCTTCCGCGACGAGGACCTGCGCGCCGACCGCCAGCCGGAGTTCACCCAGATCGACATGGAGATGAGCTTCGCCGACGAAGCCCAGGTCATGGACGTGGCCGAGCGCATGATCGTGCGGCTCTTCAAAGAGGCCGGGGGCATCGACCTGCCCACGCCCTTCCCGCGCATGCCCCACGCCGAGGCGGTGGGCAAGTACGGCCTGGACAAGCCGGACCTGCGCTTCGGCCTGCCCCTGACCGAGGTCTCCGACGTCTTTCAGGGCTCCGGGTTCAAGGTGTTCGCCAAGGCGGAGCTGGTCAAGGCCATGCTGGTCTCCGGCGGCGGCGAGCTGACCCGCAAGGAGATCGACGACCTCACCGAGTATGTGAAGATCTACGGCGCGCAGGGCCTGGCCTGGATCAAGTTCAAGGAAGCCGAGGGCGGCGGGCTGGAGTGGCAGAGCCCCATCGTCAAGTTCTTCTCCGAGGACGAGAAGGCGGCCCTGGCCGAGCGGCTGGACCCCAAGGCCGGGGACATCCTCTTCTTCCAGGCCGGGGCGGCCACCATGGTCAACGAGGCCCTGGGCCACCTGCGGGTGAAGATGGGCGAGCGCATGGGCCTCATCGACCACAGCCAGTACTCCCCGGTGTGGATCACCGACTTCCCCATGCTGGAGTGGAACTCCGACGAAAAACGCTGGACCGCGGTGCACCACCCCTTCACCGCCCTGCAGGAGGGGCAGGAGGACGTGCTTCGCAACGATCCGGGCAAGGCGCTTTCCCGCGCCTACGACATGGTGCTCAACGGCTTCGAGATCGGCGGCGGCTCGGTGCGCGTGCACAACGCCGACACCCAGTCCCGCATGCTGGAGCACCTGGGCATCGGCGAGGAGGAGGCCCGGGCCAAGTTCGGCTTCCTGCTGGACGCACTGGAATACGGCGCTCCCCCCCACGCGGGCATTGCCTTCGGCTTCGACCGTCTTATCATGATCCTGTGCGGCGGCGAATCCATCCGCGACGTCATCGCCTTCCCCAAGACCCAGAAGGGAACCTGCCTCATGACCGGCTCCCCTTCGGCGGTCGGGGCCAAGCAGCTCCGCGAGCTGCACATCAAGCTGCGGGAAAAAGCCAAGCAATAG
- the def gene encoding peptide deformylase yields the protein MPLEILSYPDPVLAKKAEVIEEITPELRQLAEDMLETMYQSEGIGLAAPQVGESIRLIVVDVTGPSHRAEPMAVVNPEIVCSDGEVVSEEGCLSVANYRCEVTRAASCTVRGYDLEGNPIEIEAEGLKAICLQHEIDHLDGVLFIDRISRLKRSLYDRKVKKWVKQAARTDD from the coding sequence ATGCCGTTGGAGATACTGAGCTACCCGGACCCGGTCCTGGCCAAGAAGGCCGAGGTGATCGAGGAGATCACCCCGGAGCTTCGCCAGCTGGCCGAGGACATGCTGGAAACCATGTACCAGAGCGAGGGCATCGGCCTGGCCGCCCCCCAGGTGGGCGAGTCCATCCGGCTCATCGTGGTGGACGTCACCGGGCCCTCCCACCGGGCCGAACCCATGGCCGTGGTCAACCCGGAGATCGTCTGCTCCGACGGCGAGGTGGTCTCCGAGGAGGGGTGCCTGTCCGTGGCCAACTACCGCTGCGAGGTCACCCGCGCGGCCAGCTGCACGGTGCGCGGCTACGACCTGGAGGGCAACCCCATCGAGATCGAGGCCGAGGGGCTGAAGGCCATCTGCCTGCAGCATGAGATCGACCATCTGGACGGGGTGCTGTTCATCGACCGCATCTCCCGGCTGAAACGCTCCCTCTACGACCGCAAGGTGAAGAAATGGGTCAAGCAGGCGGCCAGGACGGACGATTGA